Proteins co-encoded in one Nonomuraea helvata genomic window:
- a CDS encoding cytochrome P450 → MTETSAMPPHMRRVGFDPAPELAAMRDEAGIVRVTSAFGLDAWLVTRYADVREVLGDAERFKIAEQTVGRLPGAPEMTPEQLAKAQAGNLLGADPPKHTRLRRMLTPEFTIRRMQRLEPRIRRIVDDHLDAMEAAGAPADLVQSFALPIPSLVICELLGVPYEDRAGFQLRTSRMLDMSVPGEERLALQFESRAYMEALVRRIQQDPGEELLGMLVREHGDDLSTDELVGIGALLLFAGHETTSNMLALGTLALLRHPEQLELLRKEPERIDAAVEELLRWLSIVNSGTTKVTTTEVELGGRTIPPGELIVCALPAANRDPALLPDADAFDISRGAPGHVAFGHGIHHCLGAPLARMELRIAFPALLERFPGLHEAGAADFRSSHIVYGLSSLAVAW, encoded by the coding sequence ATGACCGAGACCTCGGCGATGCCGCCGCACATGCGGCGGGTGGGGTTCGACCCGGCGCCCGAGCTGGCGGCGATGCGGGACGAGGCGGGGATCGTGCGCGTCACGAGCGCGTTCGGCCTGGACGCCTGGCTCGTGACCCGGTACGCGGACGTACGCGAGGTCCTGGGCGACGCCGAGCGCTTCAAGATCGCCGAGCAGACGGTGGGGCGGCTGCCCGGAGCCCCGGAGATGACCCCGGAGCAGCTCGCCAAGGCGCAGGCGGGCAACCTGCTCGGCGCGGACCCGCCCAAGCACACCCGCCTGCGCAGGATGCTGACGCCCGAGTTCACCATCCGCAGGATGCAGCGGCTGGAGCCGCGGATCCGGCGCATCGTGGACGACCACCTGGACGCCATGGAGGCCGCCGGGGCGCCCGCCGACCTGGTGCAGTCGTTCGCGCTGCCGATCCCGTCGCTGGTCATCTGCGAGCTGCTCGGCGTCCCGTACGAGGACCGCGCCGGCTTCCAGCTCCGCACCAGCAGGATGCTCGACATGTCGGTCCCCGGCGAGGAGCGGCTGGCGCTGCAGTTCGAGTCGCGGGCGTACATGGAGGCCCTGGTCCGCCGCATCCAGCAGGACCCGGGCGAGGAGCTGCTCGGCATGCTGGTCCGTGAGCACGGCGACGACCTGAGCACGGACGAGCTCGTCGGGATCGGCGCCCTGCTGCTGTTCGCCGGCCACGAGACCACCTCCAACATGCTCGCCCTCGGCACTCTGGCCCTCCTCCGCCACCCCGAACAGCTCGAACTCCTCAGGAAGGAGCCCGAGCGCATCGACGCCGCGGTGGAGGAGCTGCTGCGCTGGCTGAGCATCGTCAACTCGGGCACCACCAAGGTCACGACCACGGAGGTCGAGCTCGGCGGCCGCACCATCCCGCCCGGTGAGCTGATCGTCTGCGCCCTGCCCGCGGCCAACCGCGACCCGGCGCTGCTGCCCGACGCGGACGCGTTCGACATCTCCCGCGGCGCCCCCGGCCACGTCGCCTTCGGCCACGGCATCCACCACTGCCTGGGCGCCCCGCTGGCGCGCATGGAGCTGCGCATCGCCTTCCCCGCACTGCTCGAGCGCTTCCCGGGGCTGCATGAGGCCGGCGCCGCGGACTTCCGCTCCTCCCACATCGTGTACGGCCTGAGCTCCCTGGCGGTCGCCTGGTAG
- a CDS encoding serine/threonine-protein kinase produces the protein MGRLGAGGQGVVYLGQARDGRYVAVKVLHDAVSDQVLERFAKELAAARRVEPFCVAQVLDASFEGRRPYIVTEYVEGLSLQQAGVHHGPALHRMAVSTATALAAVHRAGIVHRDFKPANVLLAKDGPRVIDFGIARDTEASLTVTSSIVGTPSYMAPEQLGGHYTGPAADVFAWGSVMVFAATGRPPFGVDHLPAVISRILYAAPDLGDMAEPLRSIVTSCLAKEPSRRPTMQDVLLQLLGQQRVRPIAPSELVADTRPTVRSTPLRTGLLVGGTAVVVTSVTLSVTLLLGLPGGDPGRATNPPADGATSSPVTGASESSPSPADSAPEAVVFVSLAAQGSKNGTCYKSGVRVRFRGKIVDDAEPIGHRWVLDGRESGVTTTYTGKGPFEVVTPAGFIEPGTHKATFWLLRPGTRRSKTIEIKVC, from the coding sequence ATGGGCCGCCTGGGAGCCGGCGGTCAGGGTGTCGTTTACCTGGGCCAGGCCAGGGACGGGAGGTACGTGGCGGTCAAGGTGCTGCATGACGCGGTCTCCGACCAGGTGCTCGAGCGGTTCGCCAAGGAGCTGGCCGCCGCCCGGCGGGTCGAGCCGTTCTGCGTCGCCCAGGTGCTCGACGCCTCCTTCGAGGGCCGGCGGCCGTACATCGTCACCGAGTACGTCGAAGGGCTCTCGCTGCAGCAGGCCGGCGTACACCACGGCCCCGCGCTGCACCGGATGGCGGTGTCCACCGCGACGGCGCTCGCCGCCGTCCACCGGGCCGGAATCGTGCACCGCGACTTCAAGCCGGCCAACGTGCTGCTCGCCAAGGACGGGCCTCGCGTCATCGATTTCGGCATCGCCCGCGACACCGAGGCATCCCTCACCGTCACCAGCAGCATCGTCGGCACACCCTCCTACATGGCGCCGGAACAACTCGGCGGCCACTACACCGGGCCTGCCGCCGACGTGTTCGCCTGGGGTTCGGTGATGGTCTTCGCCGCCACCGGCCGCCCGCCCTTCGGCGTCGACCACCTGCCCGCCGTCATCTCCCGCATCCTGTACGCCGCCCCCGACCTCGGCGACATGGCCGAACCCCTGCGCTCCATCGTCACCAGTTGCCTGGCAAAGGAGCCGTCCCGCCGCCCTACCATGCAGGACGTGCTGCTCCAGTTGCTGGGGCAGCAGCGCGTACGGCCGATCGCCCCTTCCGAACTGGTCGCGGACACCAGACCCACCGTCCGTTCCACGCCCCTGCGCACCGGCTTGCTCGTCGGCGGCACCGCCGTCGTCGTCACCTCCGTCACCCTCAGCGTGACCCTGCTGCTCGGCCTTCCGGGGGGAGACCCGGGCCGAGCCACGAATCCTCCCGCGGACGGCGCCACGAGCTCACCGGTCACCGGAGCCTCCGAGTCCTCGCCGTCCCCGGCCGATTCGGCGCCGGAGGCTGTCGTGTTCGTCAGCCTGGCCGCGCAGGGCAGCAAGAACGGAACCTGCTACAAGAGCGGCGTCCGCGTCCGGTTCCGAGGGAAGATCGTCGACGACGCCGAACCGATAGGGCACCGCTGGGTGCTCGACGGCCGTGAGAGCGGCGTGACCACCACCTACACAGGCAAGGGGCCATTCGAGGTCGTCACCCCGGCGGGTTTCATCGAACCCGGCACCCACAAGGCCACCTTCTGGCTTCTCAGGCCGGGCACGCGTCGCTCCAAGACCATAGAGATCAAGGTCTGCTGA
- a CDS encoding response regulator transcription factor codes for MHTTSPNSRSEPVRRADGSSINILVVDDEPSLTELLSLVMRQESWDVRSVRNGSAAIRAARGFRPDAIVLDVMNGIQLLPRLRGVLPDVPILFLTALDSLQDRLVDLRAGADDYVTKPFSLEEVVIRLRGLLRRSRAARARPDDGLVVGDLTLDQETHQVRRADKEIRLTPTEFELLRFLMHHPGRVLSKAQILDRVWAYDFGQSNVVELYISYLRRKIDAHREPMIHTVRGVGYTIRPAVVASVSRP; via the coding sequence ATGCACACGACCAGCCCGAACTCCCGGTCCGAGCCCGTGCGCCGAGCCGACGGCAGCTCGATCAACATCCTCGTCGTGGATGACGAGCCCTCGCTGACCGAGCTCCTTTCCCTGGTCATGCGCCAGGAGTCCTGGGACGTCCGCAGCGTGCGCAACGGATCGGCGGCCATCCGCGCGGCCCGCGGCTTCCGTCCCGACGCGATCGTCCTGGACGTCATGAACGGGATTCAGCTTCTGCCCCGGCTGCGCGGCGTGCTGCCGGATGTGCCGATCCTGTTCCTGACGGCCCTGGACTCGCTCCAGGACCGGCTCGTCGACCTGCGGGCAGGCGCCGACGACTACGTCACGAAGCCGTTCAGCCTGGAGGAGGTCGTCATCCGGCTGCGCGGGCTGCTGCGCCGCTCGCGCGCGGCGCGGGCACGGCCCGACGACGGGCTCGTGGTCGGGGACCTCACGCTGGACCAGGAGACCCATCAGGTACGGCGGGCAGACAAGGAGATCAGGCTCACGCCCACGGAGTTCGAACTGCTCCGGTTCCTCATGCACCATCCGGGACGGGTGCTGAGCAAGGCGCAGATACTCGACCGGGTGTGGGCGTACGACTTCGGCCAGAGCAACGTCGTCGAGCTGTACATCTCCTACCTCCGGCGCAAGATCGACGCGCACCGCGAGCCGATGATCCACACCGTGCGCGGCGTCGGCTACACGATCAGACCCGCCGTGGTCGCGTCCGTCAGCAGACCTTGA
- a CDS encoding CapA family protein → MTEGTRRHRGPAMTVTLALAGDTMLGRGVAQRLELSADPAHFFDTGVRAVLARADLVLLNLECCISDRGRQWDPMRKPFHFRAPPQAAAMLAELGVHAVTLANNHALDYGQDALLDTLDHLAAAGIRTVGAGADLDRAWEPAVLEAGGLRLSVLGVTDHPSEFGATERRPGVAYADLGTGAPDRLMSAIRGMSGDAVIVCVHWGPNMTAAPVTHVRRSARALVGAGATLVAGHSAHVFHGVAGPVLYDMGDFIDDYIVDPELRNDLGLIFLVTLDEHGPVRLSAVPIALDYCRTRIADPAESGWIRHRFIAACAGLGTEVRTEEGTLTVDLRPSAA, encoded by the coding sequence CCCGCGATGACGGTCACGCTGGCGCTGGCCGGTGACACGATGCTCGGGCGCGGCGTCGCCCAACGGCTCGAGCTGAGCGCCGATCCGGCCCACTTCTTCGACACGGGTGTGCGCGCCGTGCTCGCCCGGGCCGACCTCGTCCTGCTCAACCTCGAATGCTGCATCTCGGACCGCGGCCGGCAGTGGGACCCGATGCGCAAGCCGTTCCACTTCCGCGCCCCGCCGCAGGCCGCGGCGATGCTGGCGGAGCTGGGCGTGCACGCGGTCACGCTGGCCAACAACCACGCGCTCGACTACGGCCAGGACGCCCTCCTGGACACCCTCGACCACCTGGCCGCTGCCGGGATCCGCACGGTGGGCGCGGGCGCCGACCTGGACCGGGCGTGGGAGCCCGCCGTGCTGGAGGCCGGTGGCCTGCGCCTTTCCGTGCTGGGCGTCACCGACCATCCCTCGGAGTTCGGGGCCACCGAGCGCAGGCCCGGGGTCGCGTACGCCGACCTGGGCACCGGGGCGCCGGACCGCCTCATGAGCGCGATCAGGGGCATGAGCGGCGACGCGGTGATCGTCTGCGTCCACTGGGGCCCGAACATGACCGCCGCGCCCGTCACCCACGTCCGCCGCTCGGCCAGGGCGCTGGTGGGCGCGGGGGCGACCCTGGTGGCCGGGCACTCCGCGCACGTCTTCCATGGGGTGGCCGGGCCGGTCCTGTACGACATGGGCGACTTCATCGACGACTACATCGTGGATCCCGAGCTCCGCAACGACCTCGGGCTGATCTTCCTGGTCACCCTGGACGAGCACGGTCCGGTACGGCTGAGCGCCGTGCCCATAGCGCTCGACTACTGCCGTACGAGGATCGCGGACCCGGCGGAGTCGGGCTGGATCCGCCACCGCTTCATCGCCGCCTGCGCCGGCCTGGGGACGGAGGTCCGGACCGAGGAGGGCACGCTCACCGTCGATCTCCGGCCATCAGCGGCCTGA